The Ipomoea triloba cultivar NCNSP0323 chromosome 14, ASM357664v1 region CACGCTATATGAGTGGGAGAATATTGTAAATGCTCTAGATTCttctacaacaacaacaattgcAACAACATGCTCAAAAATAATTTCACTGAGCTACAATCACTTGCCTCACCACTTAAAGGCATGCTTTTTATATTTAGGGGTTTTTCCagaagatcataagataaaggCTAATGAGCTTTCAAGATTATGGTCTGCGGAAGGACTTGTAAAGGCATCCGAGAATGAAAACTGTGATGTAGTGGCTGAAAAGTACATACAAGAACTTATGGATCGAAACCTAATTATTGTGAGCAAGTGGAGTTGTTgtggaagaaaaattaaagtatttggGGTGCATGATTTATTGCATGCCTTTTGTGTGAAAGAAGCTCAAAAGGAGAACCTTTTACATGTTGTTCAAAAAAATGGTTCCGATTTTCCTCAAAGAGGCTTCCGTTGGGTAAGCATACAGTCATCAACTTTTGATGTGTCTGCACTATGTTATTCATCAAGAAACTGTCGGTCCATCTTCTGTTTTTCATATTGCCGAAGCTTAAATTTGAAACAGTTCAAGCTATTGAGAGTGTTCTTCTGTATTAGCTTTCGGATGTATGACAATGTTGTGGATCTCGTCCATTTGAGATATTTACCTTCAGCGCTTGATGGTCAAAATATTATGAAACTGTTCAAGGCTTGGAATCTTCAAACACTATATATTTGTAAAGATGATAGGAACTATTTGGAGTTTCCACAAATGCAATATTTTCGTTGTTCATTTATGACAGGAAATCCTCCCAAATTTGTTCATCAAAACTTGCAGAGTCTTTCTTGGTTGGAGCCTGAGcattgcacaaaagaattctttACACATTTTCCAAACATAAAGAAGATAGGGATTAACGGTAAAAGAAGGGATTGCAATGATTGCATCGTGAACCTTGTCAGTGTACAGCAGCTGGAGAAACTGTATATTTATATTGGTAGTGTCAGTTATACGTGTCCAACCATGATCCAGATTAACTGCCATATTGTTTTCTTGCAAAGCCTTAAGAGTTTAAAATTTGACGCCAATTGTATGGAGTGGAATGGAATTAATGTTCTCTGCAAGTTGCCTAGGTTGGAGGTGCTCAAGTTATTAAGCAATGCATGTGTAGGCAAAGAGTGGGAGCTACCAGAGGATGATGACAAATTCTGCCAGTTAATTGTTTTGGAAATTGGTAGAACTGATCTCAAGGATTGGAAAGCCACTGGTGATCATTTCCCAAAACTTAAGCACCTCTCCCTTTCTTCATGcaagaaattgaaagagatcCCTAGAGGGTTTGCAGAAATTGAAGAATTGAAATCAATCCAATTAGCGGGTTGTCGTCCTTCTGTGGTTGCTTCAGCCCAGGAAATCAAGGAAGAACAACTtgattatttgaataatattgtGGATGTGGTTGTGGCGGAGCAACGTGACTACTCTCCGGTCTCTTTCCCTTTATCTTTCTTAATTACTTTCTCTCTAAACTCCACTCAGTTTCATCATTATCCTAATTTAGTTTCAATGATTATATTCATGATAGGTTTATGAGTTTGAGTCTGATGAAGCTTAGTTTGATGGATGAAATTGAGCTGTGCCAGAAGAGTAGAAGGAGGAAAGCTTGAGAAAAGAAGAGTAGAGAAAAATGGGTATGCATGTCTATCTATTATTGTGAATCATAAAATTTTACCTTGCAACATTGTACTGTATAGCTCTGGGTGAGAAAGCTTTGTATCACTctaattaattcattttgtGCTACTTTAAAGCGAGTTAGACTTgtagtttaatttgttgtgctttttattttaaaaacgtTTGTTTCGATTTCCATTCATAAGGTCAGTGATATGCTTGAAGTTCATTCAATGTTTATATTGGTTTGGCCTTTAATTTTGCAGTTCAGGTaaatgtcattattattattttgattgaaGTGAATAAATGTTATAGAATGagatatttgaaattataatgtAAAAGCCTTAATAGGCGGCTTCCAAGCTTAAAATCACGAGGGCTCGGAATTGTTGATCTGAGTTATTATGCAATTCCCTCCTGAGATTCTTCTGGAGCAATTGCTGCTTGGTGCAAGCTAAGGGATGAAATGGTTTGCCAACAGTGACTTGCCACAAATTGGTTGTATATACCCTGCCCGGTAACTGGTGTCTATCTTTTTCTCCCTCTCTGTTCTATAGTCTAAGTCAAGGACAAAATCTCAGTTGCATTATAGGTACTATGAAGCTCTTGACGTGTAGGGAGAAATTTGACACTTTTGTTCCCTACTTTAACTAATTGATAGGAGAAAAAggcaaattcaaattatatattaacagGTTGCAATATACGGAGTACTACTCAAGATATTGatgggaagaagaaatggaaaataGATCGATTCACTTGTACTGTGATAAGCCTGtgttaggcaaaaacttgtgtgagaccatctcaccgTGAGACCGGTCGGGTTTGATCAAGATTGAAAaggtaatacttatacgcacaaatgtcatacttatatgttcaaatgtaatattaatcgaaataaaaaaaattttacttataagggtaaatgtaatacttttaacggaaaatacaatactttaacatttcgatttaaaagtattaaatttttcctcaaaagtattatatttttccttataagtaaaggCACTGGTTAACATTagttattatggaaaatgtaatactttttctcttaacaaaaattgtattcatgattagtattatatttgagcatataattagtaggacatttgcatgttgcttcgactcgtctcgtctcacgaataaggatctgtgagacaGTTTCACACAAGCGTGACCTAAGTGTTAAAATAGTGTTGTTGCAAttgttactttttttatttttttattttttgttcaaaaaGGAGGGGGATACCCGATTACAAGCTATATAATGttggaaaaaatgtcaaattggccccctaagtcgGGTGAATAATTCAATTAGACCCTCTAActgaaaaaagctccattcaagCCCCCTAAACATGCAAAAAACTGCAATTGAGTCCAAAATTacttgtttatcaggtcaaattcagttaggggtctaattgcactatccgcCCGACTTAGGAgatcaatttgacacttttttattattttattttatttttcaaaaaaatattttttatttattaaaaatattatttatttttaaatattaaaaaacaagGGGAATAGCTCTATTACATGCCCCCTTtgtattaggctattcctgagtcTTCaggaatatattatatattttattgactattttaccttgtttaacttaaaataatatacattatttttctctctatctTCTCACCTCTTTCGCCATCTGTCATTTACATCTAATTGAGATTGAAATTCTTCTTCAAGTTTCAAACAAACTctattttattgaattttatttttaaaaaaataattaattaattgattaattatatatatatataaacttttggCAGcaaggttttatttttttcctagaAAATTATAGAAAGTGTTGTCTTGAGTTATGTTCATCTTGAAtacaatatgtaattaaaagttgtagaataaaaatgattaagtaataaatacctaattaacatataaaatgaaatgtttattactGAATGGATTcttcgttatttatttatattacgaGTCATTCATTGACAATTGATTTAACTtggacattttattttttaagaaaatgagtcattgTGTAATTAGAATAATACAGAAGAATCGTTGCTCCAACCAAATAGGCTGTTCGATAATGCTCACCCGCTGTTAGAACTAGTGCACCAACATTTAGTCCAGCTAATCTCAGTTTAATTGTAAGAAAAATTGTTATCTCAATAGCGTacataactattttatttaaataaaatgcaatttgtGATTTTCCTTTCTCGGGTATAAATAATTGCAGTTGCCGGTAGTGAAGCATTGTACAGTGGATTTATGATTTGCTCTCTAAGAACATCTATTAATATATCTAGGATGGTAATAcaacttaaatttaaattatttgtaataacctttatattttattatatacacattttgatttacttgttgttttaaattatcgatttactccaattaatgtgttaattattatgtacttatttgattttattatttctcaaaaatattaccgtggttagcaaaccaaataatatatatgcaattaatatataagatttaatattaaaaataggaGATGCATTCATAGTTGTGTATTTAAAGTACCAACTATTCTATGAGAATCGTCTAAATACttatcattttatgttttttttaaagaaaaataatccGTATTGCAAACAACTGTTAGTTCTTCAGCATTTAatccaattatttttttaatagccTACATGCctatataacaaattcattccatgCCTACCATGggtaaaaatactagttttcCTTAATAACAATCAAATATTTGTTAAGTAACTACTGAGTAAACAACTATATATggtatt contains the following coding sequences:
- the LOC116005156 gene encoding putative late blight resistance protein homolog R1B-16 gives rise to the protein MACVAVASLLRTIEIEFLQYKPRPLVLDNHLISPNKHLIQSFHQKLGFLISQLDEERIDGVEAVKHLETKLRDLAFRVEDEIEILVAHLYDDDEEEDIDDEYLVGIADLFVEEEDELLRVEDLYVEKPQRDTDAEKTTTQPCVKLGQVFQTAMEQIKAIKEELVKIKAEGRKTAHDVLQRSQLLSSHHASHSKEQMVGKKHEFEIIKKLLTELGSKEKKVVSIIGMGGIGKTTLAKQVYEDPSVSIHFDVRAWVVASQLHNKRQMLVSLLNSISKQDGLEKSTDEDLTLKLYQCLKRQRYIIVVDDVWSGEAWDDVCNCCPDDGNGSRVLLTTRLVEVAHYTSSDNDFSHHMQLLNQSDSWNLFCEKACKSRGVEFEIIGRPIVEKCKGLPLAIIVIAGLFSKFSTLYEWENIVNALDSSTTTTIATTCSKIISLSYNHLPHHLKACFLYLGVFPEDHKIKANELSRLWSAEGLVKASENENCDVVAEKYIQELMDRNLIIVSKWSCCGRKIKVFGVHDLLHAFCVKEAQKENLLHVVQKNGSDFPQRGFRWVSIQSSTFDVSALCYSSRNCRSIFCFSYCRSLNLKQFKLLRVFFCISFRMYDNVVDLVHLRYLPSALDGQNIMKLFKAWNLQTLYICKDDRNYLEFPQMQYFRCSFMTGNPPKFVHQNLQSLSWLEPEHCTKEFFTHFPNIKKIGINGKRRDCNDCIVNLVSVQQLEKLYIYIGSVSYTCPTMIQINCHIVFLQSLKSLKFDANCMEWNGINVLCKLPRLEVLKLLSNACVGKEWELPEDDDKFCQLIVLEIGRTDLKDWKATGDHFPKLKHLSLSSCKKLKEIPRGFAEIEELKSIQLAGCRPSVVASAQEIKEEQLDYLNNIVDVVVAEQRDYSPVYEFESDEA